In Legionella sp. PATHC035, a genomic segment contains:
- a CDS encoding cupin domain-containing protein: MINLQHISLDTFLREYWQKKPLVIRNALPDFVAPLSPDELAGLALEEDIESRLVFETPNEKPFWHLKRGPFFENDLSSLPPTHWTLLVQGVDRLIPEVYALLDHFDFIPQWRIDDIMISYAVLHGSVGPHYDNYDVFLYQAQGRREWSLTTKGCNNENYIQDLELRIMSQFEEEQRFILEEGDMLYLPPHVGHYGISLSEECMTYSFGYRSYEGQELLDSLSEYLAEKETFKALYQDPDWSQSHNTSEITRPAWQSAQKLLQQLISDDKTIQSWFGCFATRLDQQAELQLPLPLEDNETIDLASFIKEIKAGANLARDPSCRFAYQTLDEQSEYQLYINGCEWDTAGVSQNLISYIANNRSLAHQSLIIYLNTTQNQIFIYNLWKLQWLYIEEN; encoded by the coding sequence ATGATCAACCTTCAGCATATTTCTTTAGACACCTTTCTTAGGGAATATTGGCAAAAAAAACCTTTAGTGATTCGCAATGCTTTGCCAGATTTTGTCGCCCCATTATCTCCTGATGAGCTGGCTGGACTTGCTCTTGAAGAGGATATTGAAAGTCGTCTAGTCTTTGAAACACCTAATGAAAAACCTTTTTGGCATTTAAAACGAGGACCATTTTTCGAAAATGATTTGAGTAGCCTGCCCCCAACCCATTGGACTCTGCTCGTTCAAGGGGTTGATCGGTTAATTCCAGAGGTTTATGCCCTATTGGATCATTTTGATTTCATTCCACAATGGAGAATTGATGACATCATGATTAGTTATGCAGTGCTCCATGGAAGTGTTGGTCCTCATTACGATAATTATGATGTTTTTTTATATCAAGCCCAAGGACGGCGTGAATGGTCACTTACGACAAAAGGGTGTAATAATGAAAATTACATTCAAGATCTCGAACTGCGTATCATGAGCCAGTTTGAGGAAGAACAACGGTTCATTCTCGAAGAAGGAGATATGTTATATCTTCCACCCCATGTAGGCCATTATGGTATTTCACTTTCAGAAGAATGCATGACTTATTCTTTTGGTTATCGGAGTTATGAAGGACAAGAGTTGTTAGATAGTCTTAGTGAATATTTAGCTGAAAAGGAGACATTCAAAGCACTATATCAAGATCCTGACTGGTCACAGTCACACAATACCTCTGAGATTACTCGTCCAGCTTGGCAAAGTGCGCAAAAACTACTGCAGCAATTAATTAGCGACGATAAAACAATCCAATCATGGTTTGGATGTTTTGCAACACGCCTGGATCAACAAGCAGAACTTCAATTACCTTTACCTTTAGAGGATAATGAAACCATTGATTTAGCAAGTTTTATTAAAGAAATAAAAGCCGGAGCAAATCTGGCTCGGGACCCATCATGTCGTTTTGCTTATCAGACTCTAGACGAACAATCGGAATATCAACTTTATATAAATGGCTGTGAATGGGACACCGCGGGAGTTTCTCAAAATTTGATAAGCTATATTGCCAATAATCGCTCTTTAGCGCATCAATCTCTCATCATCTATTTGAATACTACACAAAATCAAATATTTATTTATAATTTATGGAAATTACAATGGCTGTACATTGAAGAAAACTAG
- a CDS encoding elongation factor P hydroxylase produces MHQYQDLITLFYNCFGKEFNTRLIKGDNEPIYLPADEQRPYNALYFAHGFFSSALHECSHWLIAGEERRKQVDFGYWYMPDGRTEEQQALFQRVEVKPQALEWILSKAAGHKFYISIDNLNGTESDTVAFKQAVYEQVNHYCTHGLSQRAQKFREALCSFYGQPSDLKIEDFSVEEL; encoded by the coding sequence GTGCATCAATATCAAGATCTAATAACTCTTTTTTATAATTGTTTCGGTAAAGAATTTAATACCCGACTTATAAAAGGCGATAACGAGCCTATTTACTTACCCGCTGATGAGCAACGTCCTTATAATGCGCTCTATTTTGCTCATGGCTTTTTTAGCAGTGCGCTTCATGAATGTTCCCACTGGCTTATTGCCGGAGAAGAGCGAAGAAAACAAGTAGATTTTGGATATTGGTATATGCCAGACGGGCGGACTGAAGAACAGCAAGCTTTATTTCAGCGTGTTGAAGTAAAGCCTCAAGCTTTGGAATGGATACTTTCTAAGGCTGCAGGACATAAATTTTATATCAGTATCGATAACTTAAATGGGACAGAATCAGATACTGTTGCTTTTAAACAGGCAGTATATGAACAGGTTAATCATTATTGTACACATGGATTATCACAACGTGCGCAAAAATTTCGAGAGGCTTTATGTTCCTTTTATGGCCAGCCATCTGATTTAAAGATCGAAGATTTTTCTGTAGAAGAATTATGA
- a CDS encoding multidrug DMT transporter permease, which translates to MLRFLLFISCFFVVITDVYADSPSCTEHQCVAVVDAGSTGSRLHVFAYDLDETNTPTHINEIWSKKVKPGFAMIEASQNTIDAYLTTLFSGAPIQHIPVYFYATAGMRLVPQTKQKIYYQEVQKWFGQKSEWQLMEAKTITGLDEALYDWLAVNYHIGALTSAGQSVGVMDIGGASVQIVFPIQKNLDNKGPQVELDLYGQHINLSVHSFLGLGQNEMTHQLLDTTSCFSEGFPLPDGNSGQGDAMTCEQEVSPLIQMHKVKNEVQPILSASHINSWYAIGGFANLVESKPFQFHDNQLAIQDLLQQANNLICHQQWESLSSQFPNNEYIESYCLLPAFYYALMVEGYGLTANQKVNYVPSAQNLDWTLGVVLHH; encoded by the coding sequence ATGCTTCGTTTTTTGCTCTTCATCTCTTGTTTCTTTGTGGTCATTACCGATGTTTATGCTGATTCTCCTTCGTGTACTGAGCATCAGTGTGTTGCCGTTGTTGATGCTGGAAGTACGGGATCAAGACTTCACGTGTTTGCCTATGATCTTGATGAAACCAACACTCCTACGCATATTAATGAAATATGGTCTAAGAAGGTCAAGCCCGGATTTGCGATGATTGAAGCAAGTCAAAATACCATCGATGCGTACTTAACAACACTGTTCTCAGGCGCTCCTATACAACACATACCTGTTTATTTTTATGCAACAGCGGGAATGCGTCTTGTACCACAAACCAAACAAAAAATTTATTATCAAGAAGTGCAAAAGTGGTTTGGTCAAAAATCTGAATGGCAATTGATGGAAGCAAAAACAATTACTGGGCTTGATGAAGCATTATATGACTGGCTTGCAGTGAATTATCATATCGGGGCCCTCACGTCAGCAGGCCAATCTGTAGGAGTTATGGATATTGGAGGCGCTTCAGTGCAAATTGTTTTCCCAATTCAAAAAAATTTGGATAACAAAGGCCCGCAAGTTGAATTAGATTTATATGGTCAACATATCAATTTATCCGTTCACAGTTTTCTTGGACTTGGCCAAAACGAAATGACCCATCAACTTCTGGACACTACTTCGTGCTTCTCTGAGGGGTTTCCTCTTCCAGATGGAAACTCTGGACAAGGTGATGCGATGACCTGTGAACAAGAGGTATCTCCATTAATTCAAATGCATAAAGTTAAAAATGAAGTCCAACCCATTCTTTCTGCCAGCCATATTAACTCGTGGTATGCCATTGGTGGTTTTGCCAATCTTGTAGAAAGTAAACCATTTCAGTTCCATGACAATCAACTAGCGATTCAAGATTTACTTCAACAAGCAAATAACCTAATTTGTCATCAACAATGGGAAAGCCTAAGCAGTCAATTCCCCAATAATGAATACATTGAGTCCTATTGCCTGTTACCCGCTTTTTATTATGCTTTAATGGTGGAAGGCTATGGCTTAACAGCTAACCAGAAGGTGAATTATGTCCCTTCTGCACAGAACCTGGATTGGACTCTCGGTGTCGTGTTACATCATTGA
- a CDS encoding monovalent cation:proton antiporter-2 (CPA2) family protein, with the protein MNGHLMLNIFIFLAAASIMVPIASRFKLGSVLGYLIVGILIGPFGLKLIGNSQQIMNFGEFGVIMMLFLIGLELEPAMLWKLRKLIIGLGNLQVVLTTCVLIAVGLMLGFNWKATVAVSMALSLSSTALVLQMLQEKNLLKTAEGETSFAVLLFQDIAVIPILIIIPLLAQHENIQINPHEVSFMMHLPRGLHAILVAAIIGAVILVGHYLSRHLFLIIAKTNLREVFTAFSLALVVGVTLLMESIGVSPALGAFIAGVVLANSQYKHAVDADIQPFKGLLLGLFFISVGMGMNFSLFSQKAMMIVVAVFTLIIIKAIILYFLGNLFDLTKLQSMGFAFALSQGSEFAFVLFEYAGSTKVISQEIEAFFTLVVALSMLATPFLMLLYHRFVIPKFMSVIPEREYDSFNEQNGIILAGYGRFGQIIGRLLNGENITITVLEKNPEQIELLRKFGYIGYFGDASRLDMLKSAGAEHAKLLIVAVGNVDANLKIVKLAKQHFPHLKIFARARNRRHAYELHRLGVNYFIRELFDSSLSMTKEVMKFLGYSHEDVQKKASAFRKHDETTLIQSFDFFEKESDLINFSRQAKGELERILQSN; encoded by the coding sequence ATGAATGGTCACTTAATGCTTAATATTTTTATCTTTCTTGCTGCCGCCAGCATTATGGTTCCGATTGCCAGCCGTTTTAAGCTGGGGTCTGTCCTGGGTTATCTGATAGTGGGAATTCTTATTGGACCTTTTGGATTGAAATTGATTGGAAATTCACAACAAATCATGAATTTTGGTGAGTTTGGGGTGATCATGATGTTATTTCTCATCGGGTTAGAATTAGAACCTGCTATGTTATGGAAACTTCGCAAACTCATTATAGGTTTAGGTAATTTACAAGTGGTTTTAACGACGTGTGTTTTAATTGCCGTTGGATTAATGCTCGGTTTTAACTGGAAGGCAACTGTAGCAGTAAGCATGGCTTTGTCGCTTTCATCAACTGCCCTAGTATTACAAATGCTTCAAGAAAAAAACCTTTTGAAAACAGCAGAGGGTGAAACTTCTTTTGCAGTGCTGTTATTTCAAGATATCGCTGTAATCCCAATATTAATCATCATTCCATTACTCGCACAACATGAGAACATTCAAATAAACCCTCATGAAGTTTCATTCATGATGCATCTTCCCAGAGGATTACATGCCATTCTAGTTGCTGCAATCATAGGGGCAGTGATTTTAGTGGGTCACTATTTATCCAGACACTTGTTCTTAATCATCGCCAAAACCAATTTACGTGAGGTATTTACCGCCTTTTCTCTTGCTTTGGTTGTTGGCGTCACCTTATTGATGGAATCAATAGGTGTATCCCCTGCTTTAGGTGCATTTATTGCCGGGGTTGTCTTAGCAAACTCCCAATACAAACATGCAGTGGATGCAGACATTCAGCCCTTCAAAGGACTCCTACTTGGATTGTTTTTCATCTCAGTGGGAATGGGGATGAACTTCTCCCTTTTTTCTCAAAAAGCGATGATGATTGTGGTGGCTGTGTTTACTTTAATTATCATCAAAGCAATTATTTTATATTTTTTGGGGAATCTCTTTGATTTAACTAAACTTCAAAGCATGGGTTTTGCTTTTGCCTTATCCCAAGGAAGCGAATTTGCCTTCGTACTTTTTGAATACGCCGGCTCTACCAAAGTAATCAGTCAGGAAATTGAAGCCTTTTTTACCCTTGTTGTTGCATTATCCATGCTCGCCACTCCCTTTTTAATGCTGCTCTATCATCGGTTTGTTATACCTAAATTTATGAGTGTTATACCCGAGCGAGAGTATGACTCCTTCAATGAACAAAATGGTATTATTCTTGCCGGTTATGGGCGTTTTGGTCAAATTATTGGACGTTTACTCAACGGGGAAAACATCACAATTACCGTATTGGAAAAAAATCCAGAACAAATCGAGCTCCTCAGGAAATTTGGTTACATTGGCTATTTTGGAGATGCGAGTCGATTGGATATGTTAAAAAGTGCTGGGGCTGAACATGCCAAACTGCTCATAGTCGCTGTAGGGAATGTCGATGCAAATCTAAAAATTGTGAAGCTCGCCAAACAACACTTTCCCCACTTAAAAATATTCGCTCGAGCACGTAATCGTCGCCATGCCTATGAACTGCATCGACTGGGTGTGAATTATTTCATTCGCGAATTATTTGATTCCTCTTTATCTATGACTAAAGAAGTCATGAAGTTTCTAGGCTACTCCCATGAGGACGTTCAAAAAAAAGCATCTGCATTTAGAAAACATGATGAAACAACACTAATCCAATCCTTTGATTTTTTTGAAAAGGAAAGTGACTTAATCAATTTTTCGCGTCAAGCAAAAGGAGAATTGGAACGTATTCTCCAATCAAATTAA
- a CDS encoding MMPL family transporter: MQKKALSYRLGRFINKLRWPIIALWLLAIVFCIPFLPHIITPFKTTGFIDESSASAKTEQYMNKKLGYNDKNKFLIMYHSSKYSATQSLFKEKIKKSLADLKDFPIKNEIIYPDDKNQISKDKHTAYAAVIFKTNKPLSDELLKQFKQSIKKPSHMTVQLGGEPLFVQNVNQQTQIDLYKADFVATPVAIITLLLVFGSVVAATLPIILGGGCAIIILTTLYFFGHLFTLSIFTINIALLLGLCLCLDYSLFFISRFRDELKNGSNIEEAIATTQETAGKAIFFSGLAVFVSLSALFLFPVNILFSVAVGGLAAVFFAVLISTIFLPAILAVLKSKINFLSIRLFRKKDRYGSWRWLAERVVQHPYLFFFPILIFLLVLGYPFLVAKFGISDYRIFPEQSEHRAFYDTYAKKFQIEQLNPVILVIESPSSSILSRHNLSKIYDLVHKLKQNPLVKEANGIISSNSDLKKGQYYTLYHLDKKLLDPRVKQLLETTTTKHLAIINVISKHPVNSEETKKLVNELHHIQLGSGLKVQLTGIAVSNIDVLHSIYRVLPYAILWIIVFSYLILLLLLRSIFLPLKAILMTLLSLSASYGALVFVFQKGYFSTLLNFQPQEMLDISLLVIIFCALFGFSMDYEVFLLTRIKEAHQLTKDNNKSIIFGIEKSSRIITSAALIVIVICCSFLIADVLMVKAFGLGIAVAIFVDAFLIRSFLVPATMALFKNWVWYLPKWLDRLLPKL; this comes from the coding sequence ATGCAAAAAAAAGCGCTCTCATACAGATTAGGAAGATTTATAAATAAGCTACGCTGGCCAATTATAGCCTTATGGTTACTTGCAATCGTGTTTTGCATTCCATTTTTGCCCCACATTATTACCCCATTTAAAACCACTGGATTCATTGATGAGAGTTCTGCAAGTGCAAAAACAGAACAGTACATGAATAAAAAACTAGGCTACAACGATAAAAATAAATTTCTCATCATGTACCATAGTTCTAAATATTCAGCGACTCAGTCTTTATTTAAAGAAAAAATCAAAAAATCCTTGGCTGATTTAAAAGATTTTCCAATTAAAAATGAAATAATTTACCCAGATGATAAAAATCAAATTTCCAAGGATAAACATACAGCCTATGCTGCAGTCATCTTCAAAACGAATAAACCTCTTAGTGATGAATTATTAAAGCAATTCAAGCAATCGATAAAAAAACCTTCCCATATGACCGTGCAACTTGGTGGGGAACCTCTTTTCGTGCAAAACGTCAATCAACAGACACAAATTGACCTTTATAAAGCGGATTTTGTCGCTACACCAGTGGCGATTATTACCTTACTTCTTGTATTTGGCTCGGTAGTTGCAGCCACACTTCCAATTATTTTGGGTGGTGGATGTGCAATTATTATTTTAACTACACTCTATTTTTTTGGGCATTTGTTTACTCTTTCTATCTTCACAATCAACATCGCTTTATTACTTGGTTTGTGCCTTTGTCTGGATTATTCATTATTTTTTATTAGTCGATTTAGGGATGAATTAAAAAACGGCTCAAATATTGAAGAAGCAATTGCAACAACTCAAGAAACAGCAGGTAAAGCCATTTTCTTTAGTGGCTTGGCTGTTTTTGTAAGTCTCAGCGCCTTATTTTTATTCCCGGTCAACATCTTATTCTCAGTTGCCGTTGGTGGTCTAGCGGCTGTATTTTTTGCAGTTTTAATCTCAACCATATTTTTGCCAGCTATCCTTGCCGTACTGAAATCAAAAATTAACTTTTTATCGATACGTTTATTTAGGAAAAAGGATCGTTATGGTTCTTGGCGTTGGCTCGCAGAGCGGGTCGTGCAACACCCTTACCTGTTCTTCTTCCCTATTCTTATCTTTTTATTAGTGCTTGGATATCCTTTTTTAGTAGCAAAGTTTGGCATTTCAGATTATCGGATTTTCCCTGAGCAATCAGAACACAGAGCTTTTTATGATACATATGCGAAGAAATTTCAAATTGAACAACTAAATCCTGTGATCCTGGTCATAGAATCCCCCTCGTCCTCAATTTTATCTCGTCATAACTTATCCAAAATCTATGATTTGGTTCATAAGTTAAAACAAAATCCATTGGTCAAAGAGGCCAATGGCATCATTAGCAGTAATTCGGATCTCAAAAAGGGCCAATATTATACCCTTTATCACCTCGATAAAAAGTTACTCGATCCGCGTGTGAAGCAATTGTTGGAGACTACCACTACCAAACACTTAGCAATTATCAATGTAATCAGCAAGCATCCCGTTAATTCAGAAGAAACCAAAAAACTGGTTAATGAATTACATCACATCCAATTAGGTTCGGGATTAAAAGTGCAATTGACTGGCATCGCTGTAAGTAATATTGATGTGCTGCATAGTATTTATCGTGTTCTTCCCTATGCCATTCTATGGATCATTGTATTTTCTTATCTGATCTTGCTTTTGCTATTAAGATCGATATTTCTACCTCTGAAAGCAATTTTAATGACTTTATTAAGCCTCAGCGCCTCATACGGTGCGCTGGTTTTCGTTTTTCAAAAAGGATATTTCTCTACATTACTTAATTTCCAACCCCAAGAAATGCTCGATATTAGTTTATTGGTAATTATCTTTTGTGCCTTATTTGGCTTTTCAATGGACTATGAGGTATTTTTACTGACGCGTATAAAAGAAGCGCATCAGCTGACTAAAGACAACAATAAAAGTATTATTTTTGGTATCGAAAAAAGCAGTCGTATTATTACAAGTGCGGCTCTCATTGTTATCGTAATTTGCTGCTCCTTCTTGATAGCAGATGTATTAATGGTCAAAGCATTTGGACTTGGCATTGCTGTTGCCATTTTCGTGGATGCTTTTTTAATAAGAAGCTTTTTAGTACCTGCTACAATGGCGCTCTTTAAAAATTGGGTCTGGTACCTTCCCAAATGGTTAGATCGACTCTTACCCAAACTTTAA
- a CDS encoding DMT family transporter — MINQEYRGSLYAILSGFLYGFIGYFGLSAINGNLSASTMLFWRFLISSMIILVFMLPQIKKTNDSYKNMFIAFFTGVFFYGISTWLYFLASYYIGSGLAMVIFFTYPVLIMLLNYFFYNQSIPKVYYLAIAVILIGMALMVDLDALSFNLWGILLGVASAFFYACYVIGSEKNELSPNMSTLMVCLGCMTTSLVVSLFSHSFAVPSSMDVWYHLIGISVIATVIPIVLLLYSLKYISSEKASILSVLEPVFVVIFGVLLLGEELNLWGTVGIALVLTGALITLFSHKINFGQLKIRLIRSENAG, encoded by the coding sequence ATGATAAATCAAGAATATCGCGGTTCTCTCTATGCTATTTTATCTGGATTTCTTTATGGTTTTATTGGGTATTTTGGCTTAAGCGCGATTAATGGCAATTTGTCCGCAAGCACGATGTTGTTTTGGCGCTTTCTTATTTCAAGTATGATTATTTTAGTATTCATGCTTCCCCAAATTAAAAAAACCAATGATTCTTATAAAAATATGTTTATAGCTTTTTTCACAGGTGTTTTTTTCTATGGTATTTCAACCTGGCTTTACTTTTTAGCTTCTTACTACATAGGTTCTGGATTGGCAATGGTTATCTTTTTTACCTACCCAGTACTGATTATGTTGCTCAATTATTTCTTTTATAATCAATCGATTCCCAAAGTTTATTATTTGGCTATTGCCGTTATTTTAATTGGAATGGCACTTATGGTCGATTTAGATGCGTTATCTTTTAATTTATGGGGAATTTTACTCGGTGTTGCTTCCGCTTTTTTCTATGCATGCTATGTGATAGGTAGTGAAAAAAATGAACTTTCTCCTAATATGTCTACGTTGATGGTTTGTTTGGGGTGTATGACAACGAGTTTGGTTGTTTCCCTTTTTAGCCATTCGTTTGCAGTCCCGTCTTCTATGGATGTTTGGTATCATTTAATTGGAATTTCTGTTATTGCGACGGTAATACCCATAGTATTGTTGTTATACAGCTTAAAATATATCAGCTCAGAAAAAGCATCTATTTTATCCGTCTTGGAGCCAGTGTTTGTGGTCATTTTTGGTGTGCTACTGCTAGGGGAAGAGTTAAATCTGTGGGGGACTGTAGGTATTGCATTGGTATTAACTGGCGCATTAATTACTTTATTCAGCCATAAAATTAACTTTGGTCAATTAAAAATTCGCCTCATTCGTAGTGAAAATGCTGGATAG